The following are from one region of the Halarcobacter sp. genome:
- a CDS encoding flagellin — protein sequence MRINTNVSSLSAQEAAANTNNALKTSLEKLSSGLRINKASDDASGLAIADKLRTQATSINQGIDNGNSAVALLQIADKSMAEQSNILDTIKAKLIQANTSTTSADGRESIRKDIGKLLEQLDNIAQQTNYNSSSLLQADGSTNGSEALYFQIGESSEDLISTESIKANTIGLGGGSEKIIQTSGSTNQNNLVDDGTAIIINTNKGADTNNDGKIDTSDVASFTIEGQDTGSSPSPAAVGIINISADKIDKLADSGTGADLNVIFDNKTTQLIRDKINENETGFTSADITYDKDKNQFTIIDGAGFTMKDLGKIGSMQVEIVGNPAGGQLTVTGEVNNMVIHNTDDIQLNGDPSTSPTPNNQLKITTTGAASGALMGGQALASLTKLGTGELTADKAAQYQGVIDNAISVLNSYRADIGSTQTQVESAVRNLMTQSTNVTAAESIIRDVDYAKESANFNKQNIISQAGSYAISQANNVQQNVLKLLQ from the coding sequence ATGAGAATAAATACTAACGTTTCTTCTCTTTCTGCACAAGAAGCTGCAGCAAATACAAATAACGCTTTAAAAACCTCTTTAGAAAAATTAAGTTCAGGTTTAAGAATCAATAAGGCATCAGATGATGCATCTGGTCTTGCTATTGCAGATAAGCTAAGAACACAAGCTACATCTATCAACCAAGGGATAGACAATGGTAACTCTGCTGTTGCACTTTTACAAATTGCAGATAAATCAATGGCTGAGCAATCAAATATTCTTGATACTATTAAAGCTAAACTAATCCAAGCTAATACTTCTACTACTTCTGCTGATGGTAGAGAATCTATTAGAAAAGATATTGGTAAACTTTTAGAGCAATTAGATAATATTGCTCAACAAACTAATTACAATAGTAGTAGCTTACTTCAAGCTGATGGTAGCACAAATGGTTCTGAAGCTCTATATTTTCAAATTGGAGAAAGTAGTGAAGATCTTATATCAACAGAATCAATTAAAGCTAATACAATAGGTCTTGGTGGTGGTTCTGAAAAGATAATCCAAACTTCTGGTTCTACAAACCAAAATAACCTTGTAGATGATGGTACAGCTATAATTATTAATACAAACAAAGGTGCTGATACAAATAATGATGGTAAAATAGATACTTCAGATGTTGCATCATTTACAATTGAGGGTCAAGATACAGGTTCTTCTCCAAGCCCTGCTGCTGTAGGTATTATTAATATTAGTGCCGACAAGATTGATAAACTTGCAGATTCAGGTACAGGTGCTGATTTAAATGTAATCTTTGATAATAAAACTACTCAATTAATTAGAGATAAAATCAATGAAAATGAAACAGGGTTTACTTCTGCTGACATCACTTATGACAAAGATAAAAACCAATTTACTATAATAGATGGGGCTGGTTTTACTATGAAAGACCTTGGCAAAATTGGTTCTATGCAAGTTGAAATTGTAGGGAATCCAGCTGGTGGCCAATTAACAGTAACTGGTGAAGTTAATAATATGGTTATTCATAACACAGATGATATTCAGCTAAATGGAGACCCTTCGACATCTCCAACACCAAATAACCAACTAAAAATCACTACAACTGGTGCAGCTAGTGGTGCACTTATGGGTGGTCAAGCTTTAGCATCTTTAACTAAGTTAGGTACAGGGGAACTAACAGCAGATAAAGCTGCTCAATACCAAGGTGTAATTGATAATGCAATTTCTGTACTAAACTCATATAGAGCTGACATAGGTTCTACTCAAACACAAGTTGAATCAGCCGTTAGAAACTTAATGACTCAATCAACAAATGTAACAGCAGCAGAATCTATTATTAGAGATGTAGATTATGCAAAAGAATCTGCAAACTTTAATAAACAAAATATTATCTCACAAGCTGGATCTTATGCTATTTCTCAAGCTAATAATGTTCAGCAAAATGTATTAAAACTATTACAATAG
- a CDS encoding ankyrin repeat domain-containing protein gives MLGIFKSDGAEMLQKELLKNYIDEKKIQALIDSGVNINRKDAKGRTLLFDLAAKRRIESIKILIKNGININAEDNYGKTVLTEAVDKIDGMMIRFLLENGASINHINSSGRTVMHDAALEENEKVFKILMTQNPDLSITDHYGRTVLFDAVEGGNLEIIKEIINNIDDINVVDNNGQSALFYAVLKEDPDVAKFLISNGIDVNILDKKRQNVLFNAVVLGAQNLSIIEILLDRGVKLNIKDYAEKTLLDEILKILAIVKNPDAKVDGKYKLVREERNYLKLTGILIDLGLAIDRVDENGKTVLYKEVERENYDTIDFLIASGADINAQDKEGKTVLFDAVLKGSQNMNMIDHLISHGADIDHRDYTERTVIDDLVEAVLITRNNKKPSSRRFFEMNELENYIPMLKKMLLFKPRINDPRADGKTIIFDAVIENNLELIKVLVNAGADLNIIDNDNNTPLSYMVDKGLEITNQKEKDSFLERLVFILKYRVDVNTIDNDGRTVIHKAVLANNIDVVEKLLTKKVDLNIKDKQGRTALHHTQWKGNYKIARLLISAGADINEPDYAGFSILNYAAILGHTKLVVVLILSGVLMYNHRKKSKSVAKFFKEREGNLEKLLHANITDEKMRRAIEEVIENLKKEINEALES, from the coding sequence ATGTTAGGCATATTCAAAAGTGATGGAGCTGAAATGCTTCAAAAAGAGCTATTGAAAAATTATATAGATGAAAAAAAAATTCAAGCTCTTATTGACAGCGGAGTAAATATAAATAGAAAAGATGCAAAAGGTAGAACTCTTCTATTTGATTTAGCTGCAAAAAGAAGAATAGAATCCATTAAAATACTCATCAAAAACGGCATTAATATAAATGCTGAAGATAACTACGGAAAAACTGTTTTAACTGAGGCTGTTGATAAAATCGATGGTATGATGATTAGATTTTTATTGGAGAATGGTGCTTCAATAAATCATATAAACTCATCGGGTAGAACAGTTATGCATGATGCGGCTCTTGAAGAAAATGAAAAAGTTTTCAAAATACTAATGACCCAAAATCCAGATTTATCAATTACTGACCATTATGGAAGAACAGTACTTTTTGATGCTGTTGAGGGTGGTAATTTAGAGATTATTAAAGAGATAATAAATAACATAGATGATATTAATGTTGTTGATAATAATGGGCAATCAGCCTTGTTTTATGCTGTATTAAAAGAAGATCCAGATGTAGCAAAGTTTTTAATCTCAAATGGTATTGATGTAAATATATTAGATAAAAAAAGACAAAATGTTTTATTTAATGCGGTTGTTTTAGGGGCACAAAATCTAAGTATAATAGAGATTTTACTTGATAGAGGTGTAAAGCTAAATATAAAAGATTATGCAGAAAAAACTTTATTGGATGAGATATTAAAGATATTAGCAATTGTAAAAAATCCAGATGCAAAAGTAGATGGGAAATATAAATTAGTAAGAGAAGAGAGGAACTATTTAAAACTTACAGGAATTTTAATCGATTTAGGTCTAGCAATAGATAGAGTTGATGAAAATGGCAAAACTGTACTTTATAAAGAGGTTGAAAGGGAAAATTACGACACAATTGATTTTCTTATAGCTTCTGGTGCAGATATTAATGCCCAAGATAAAGAGGGAAAAACAGTACTTTTTGATGCGGTTTTAAAAGGTTCTCAAAATATGAATATGATTGACCACCTAATCTCTCATGGTGCAGATATTGATCATAGAGATTATACTGAAAGAACAGTGATTGATGATTTAGTTGAAGCTGTACTTATAACAAGAAATAATAAAAAGCCTAGTTCACGAAGATTTTTCGAGATGAATGAACTTGAAAATTATATTCCAATGCTTAAAAAGATGCTTTTATTTAAACCTAGAATCAATGATCCAAGAGCAGATGGAAAAACAATAATTTTTGATGCAGTGATTGAAAATAATTTGGAATTGATAAAAGTACTTGTAAATGCAGGGGCTGATTTAAATATTATTGACAATGATAATAATACCCCTTTGTCTTATATGGTTGATAAAGGTTTAGAGATAACAAATCAAAAAGAGAAAGATAGCTTTTTAGAAAGATTAGTATTTATACTTAAATATAGAGTTGATGTAAATACTATTGATAATGATGGACGAACAGTTATCCATAAAGCTGTTCTTGCAAATAATATTGATGTTGTAGAAAAACTTCTAACAAAAAAAGTTGATCTAAATATTAAAGATAAGCAAGGAAGAACTGCTTTACATCACACCCAATGGAAAGGTAATTATAAAATTGCTAGATTATTAATTTCAGCTGGTGCAGATATAAATGAACCAGATTATGCAGGATTTAGTATTTTAAATTATGCAGCAATTTTAGGACATACAAAACTTGTTGTTGTTTTAATTCTTTCAGGTGTATTGATGTATAACCATAGAAAAAAGAGTAAATCTGTAGCAAAATTCTTTAAAGAAAGAGAAGGTAATTTAGAAAAATTATTACATGCAAATATCACAGATGAGAAAATGAGAAGAGCTATAGAAGAGGTTATTGAAAACCTTAAAAAAGAGATAAATGAGGCATTGGAGAGTTAA
- a CDS encoding prepilin peptidase: protein MEVFSFIFGCLIGSFLNVLIIRLPLEKSVVLPRSQCPKCNHLIYWYHNIPIISYFLLKGKCAYCKEEISKQYVTVELISAVITVFLYIKLSFTLELLFALIFFYNLIVLSFIDFKYKAVPDYLLLIAFIISFLVTPLPILEALKAALMISGAFVLLNFILSFYIQNIKARVLKDDSLKTQEALGEGDIPILAAIGIILGLKASLIAIFLSSLFAIIPSLYFSYKKKDIQIPYIPYLALGLVTEYFLNLSKVFS, encoded by the coding sequence TTGGAGGTATTTAGTTTTATTTTTGGATGCTTAATTGGGTCTTTTTTAAATGTTCTAATTATAAGACTTCCTTTAGAGAAATCTGTAGTTTTACCAAGAAGTCAATGTCCTAAATGTAATCATTTAATATATTGGTATCACAATATTCCTATTATTTCATATTTTTTACTAAAAGGGAAATGTGCCTATTGTAAAGAAGAGATTTCAAAACAATATGTTACTGTGGAGTTAATAAGTGCTGTAATAACAGTTTTTTTATATATAAAACTTTCATTTACTCTTGAACTTTTATTTGCATTGATATTTTTTTACAATCTTATAGTTTTATCTTTTATAGATTTTAAATATAAGGCTGTACCCGATTATTTGTTATTAATAGCATTTATTATTTCATTTTTAGTAACACCTCTTCCTATATTAGAGGCTTTAAAAGCTGCATTGATGATTTCAGGAGCTTTTGTTTTATTAAATTTTATATTAAGTTTTTATATTCAAAATATAAAAGCTAGGGTTTTAAAAGATGATTCTTTAAAAACACAAGAAGCATTGGGTGAAGGGGATATTCCAATATTAGCTGCAATTGGTATTATACTTGGATTAAAAGCATCATTAATAGCTATTTTTTTATCTTCACTTTTTGCTATAATACCGTCACTTTATTTTAGTTATAAGAAAAAAGATATTCAAATACCTTATATTCCCTATTTAGCTTTAGGTTTAGTTACTGAGTATTTTTTAAATTTATCAAAGGTTTTTAGTTGA
- a CDS encoding di-trans,poly-cis-decaprenylcistransferase, producing the protein MIEQRNPEHIAIIMDGNGRWAKERGLKRTAGHEEGAKAVREITKHCAKLGIKYLTLYAFSTENWSRPKLEVEYLMKLLDKYLKSELSTYLENGIRFKSIGDISKFSKPLQKTILDVEEKTKNGKNLTQVLALNYGSQDEILRAIKKLNEKNLEITKENFELCLDTAGIPNVDMLIRTSGEIRLSNYLLWQNAYAELFFTNTYWPEFSANDLDDLISDFNQRERRFGGI; encoded by the coding sequence ATGATTGAACAAAGAAATCCTGAACATATAGCCATTATAATGGATGGTAATGGAAGATGGGCAAAAGAGAGAGGTCTAAAAAGAACTGCCGGACATGAAGAGGGTGCAAAAGCAGTAAGAGAGATAACAAAACATTGTGCAAAATTGGGTATCAAGTATTTAACTTTATATGCTTTTTCTACAGAAAATTGGAGTAGACCGAAACTTGAAGTGGAATATCTAATGAAGCTTTTAGATAAATATTTAAAAAGTGAACTTTCAACTTATTTAGAAAATGGAATTAGATTTAAATCAATTGGAGATATCTCTAAGTTTTCTAAGCCCTTACAAAAAACTATTTTAGATGTTGAAGAAAAAACTAAAAATGGTAAAAATTTAACACAAGTGTTAGCATTAAATTATGGTTCACAAGATGAGATTTTAAGAGCAATAAAAAAGCTAAATGAAAAAAATCTTGAGATAACAAAAGAAAATTTTGAATTATGCCTTGATACAGCAGGAATTCCAAATGTAGATATGCTAATAAGAACTAGTGGTGAGATACGATTATCTAATTATTTGTTGTGGCAAAATGCCTATGCTGAGTTGTTCTTTACAAATACTTATTGGCCAGAATTTTCAGCAAATGATTTAGATGATTTAATAAGTGATTTTAATCAAAGAGAGAGAAGATTTGGAGGTATTTAG
- the glmU gene encoding bifunctional UDP-N-acetylglucosamine diphosphorylase/glucosamine-1-phosphate N-acetyltransferase GlmU: protein MLNKSIIILAAGAGTRMKSTTPKVLHKISGKPMLYFSIKESLKLSDDITVVLYHQAKRVKEEIEKLFKDVKINFVIQDHEKFPGTGGAVMGITPKYEKTLVLNGDMPLIQSSELEKFDLDGTIVMSVLELKNADGYGRVVIEEGNVKKIVEQKDASEEELKINTANAGIYQFETKFLLENLPKLSNNNAQKEYYITDLIEMAIEQGKVLKPIVVNEKNFKGVNSKVELADAEVIHQNRIKREFLKEGVIMRMPETIFIEEGVKIEGESIIENGVSLLDDAVIINSHIKTNSIVENSILEDSDIGPMARVRPGSKLKNTHLGNFVETKKAILTGVKAGHLSYLGDCQIDEGTNVGAGCITCNYDGVNKHKTIIGKNVFIGSDCQLVAPITIEDDVILAAGTCATKNISKGSLAINRAPMKLIKDFYYKFFGKN, encoded by the coding sequence ATGTTAAATAAATCAATTATTATTTTAGCCGCAGGTGCAGGTACAAGAATGAAATCAACAACACCAAAAGTGCTACACAAGATTTCAGGTAAGCCTATGTTATATTTTTCAATAAAAGAGTCATTAAAACTTAGTGATGATATTACAGTAGTTTTATATCATCAAGCAAAAAGAGTAAAAGAAGAGATTGAAAAACTTTTTAAAGATGTAAAAATAAATTTTGTAATTCAAGATCATGAAAAGTTTCCAGGAACTGGTGGTGCAGTTATGGGAATCACTCCAAAATATGAAAAAACATTGGTATTAAATGGGGATATGCCTTTAATCCAATCAAGTGAATTAGAAAAATTTGATTTAGATGGAACAATTGTAATGTCTGTATTAGAGTTAAAAAATGCAGATGGTTATGGAAGAGTTGTAATTGAAGAAGGCAATGTAAAAAAAATTGTAGAACAAAAAGATGCAAGTGAAGAGGAATTGAAAATCAATACTGCAAACGCAGGTATATATCAATTTGAAACAAAATTTCTTTTAGAAAATTTACCTAAACTTTCAAATAACAATGCCCAAAAAGAGTATTACATCACAGATTTAATTGAGATGGCAATAGAGCAAGGAAAAGTTTTAAAGCCAATTGTTGTAAATGAGAAAAACTTTAAAGGGGTTAATTCAAAGGTTGAATTAGCAGATGCAGAAGTTATTCATCAAAACAGAATAAAAAGAGAGTTTTTAAAAGAGGGTGTTATTATGCGAATGCCTGAAACTATCTTTATAGAAGAGGGTGTTAAAATAGAGGGTGAATCTATTATTGAAAATGGAGTTTCTTTATTAGATGATGCTGTAATTATAAATTCTCATATAAAAACAAATTCAATTGTAGAAAACTCAATTCTAGAAGATTCTGATATTGGACCGATGGCTAGAGTTAGACCAGGAAGTAAACTAAAAAATACCCATTTAGGAAATTTTGTTGAAACAAAAAAAGCTATATTAACAGGGGTAAAAGCTGGACACTTGTCTTATCTTGGAGATTGCCAGATTGATGAGGGTACAAATGTAGGTGCTGGATGTATCACTTGTAATTATGATGGTGTAAATAAACATAAAACAATAATTGGAAAAAATGTATTTATTGGTTCAGATTGCCAGTTAGTTGCTCCAATTACAATTGAAGATGATGTTATTTTAGCAGCTGGTACTTGTGCTACAAAAAATATTTCAAAAGGAAGTCTAGCTATAAATAGAGCGCCTATGAAATTAATAAAAGATTTTTATTATAAATTCTTTGGAAAAAACTAA
- the trmA gene encoding tRNA (uridine(54)-C5)-methyltransferase TrmA has product MECKYFGICGSCTLFDKNYEEQLDYKISREKERFSDLGNFDFDIIKSKEQNFRNRAEFRIWKNFDKNDNPTISYAMTSFEKSSVEIDSCQIVTKHIQEIMDKLLVILQEDEILRFKLYAVEFLNSTTNDMLVTLIYHKKLDKVWEEKAKDIEEKLNIKIIGRSRGQKVIISDEFINETLNISNKDFNFLYQEGGFTQPNSAVNVQMIEWVLDKLQKSKNDLCELYCGGGNFTIPLSLKFNKVLATEISKTSIKSALKNCELNNIENIDFIRMSAEDFVEALEEKREFRRLKDVDLKSYNFDTIFVDPPRAGLDDTTRNLVKNFDQIIYISCNPETLHRDLEELTKTHKITNFALFDQFAYTEHIESGLFLNKI; this is encoded by the coding sequence ATGGAATGTAAATATTTTGGTATTTGTGGAAGCTGTACTTTATTTGATAAAAATTATGAGGAACAATTAGATTATAAAATCTCAAGGGAAAAAGAAAGATTCTCTGATTTAGGTAATTTTGACTTTGATATTATAAAAAGCAAAGAGCAAAACTTTAGAAATCGAGCAGAATTTAGAATCTGGAAAAACTTTGATAAAAATGATAATCCAACAATATCTTATGCCATGACAAGCTTTGAAAAAAGTTCAGTTGAGATAGATTCTTGTCAAATTGTAACAAAACATATTCAAGAGATTATGGATAAATTATTAGTGATTTTACAAGAAGATGAAATACTCAGATTTAAACTATATGCTGTAGAGTTTTTAAACTCTACAACAAATGATATGCTTGTAACACTTATTTATCATAAAAAACTTGATAAAGTTTGGGAAGAAAAAGCAAAAGATATAGAAGAAAAATTAAATATAAAAATCATAGGAAGAAGCAGAGGACAAAAAGTAATCATCAGTGATGAATTTATAAATGAAACCCTAAATATCTCAAATAAAGATTTCAACTTCTTATACCAAGAAGGAGGCTTTACACAGCCTAACAGTGCAGTTAATGTACAAATGATTGAATGGGTTTTAGACAAATTACAAAAAAGTAAAAATGACCTTTGTGAATTATACTGTGGAGGTGGAAATTTTACTATACCTTTAAGTCTAAAATTCAATAAAGTATTAGCAACAGAGATTTCAAAAACCTCTATAAAATCAGCTCTTAAGAATTGTGAATTAAATAATATAGAAAATATAGATTTTATCCGTATGAGTGCGGAAGATTTTGTTGAAGCATTAGAAGAAAAAAGAGAATTTAGAAGATTAAAAGATGTGGATTTAAAAAGCTACAACTTTGATACAATTTTTGTAGATCCTCCAAGGGCTGGACTTGATGATACAACAAGAAATTTAGTAAAAAATTTTGATCAAATAATTTATATATCATGTAACCCTGAAACTTTACATAGAGATTTAGAAGAATTAACTAAAACCCATAAAATAACAAATTTCGCACTTTTTGATCAGTTTGCATACACAGAACATATAGAATCTGGCCTTTTCTTAAACAAAATTTAA
- a CDS encoding helicase-related protein has product MNRKLKFFVGPTNSGKTYNAMSELKNSNSGLYLAPLRLLALEGYEDLKENNIDATLITGEEQIIHDEAAHVCSTIEMLDFNLDVDLAVIDEVQMLEDEDRGWAWVNAIIGVPAKTVIMTGSVNALDAVKKIAQYLGEELEVVKHKRKTPLKTMARHTSLENLEEGTALIAFSRSDVLKLKQRLQKKYKVSVIYGNLSPEVRRDEARRFREKQSDILIATDAIAMGLNLPIKNLLFTTDTKFDGKSRRKLSVNEIVQIAGRAGRYGHHQVGFLGATRRDVLNYIKEEFEQPIRTIKPPYSVKMSNDQLLDLARHIKTNSITKILSYFNKNMKFDGPFKAANISSMIEASSLVDKRDKLSLEEKYLLSQAPITMKSTIILQAFEAYVAAIIKKRVCRYKPSITLPKKAVTQKDLLLVEDEVKKISLYLWLSYKFPEIFPDYNKAVILRNSFNSFIERSLKLNLKLERPKHKPDNYFNAKRRRRRRD; this is encoded by the coding sequence ATGAATAGAAAATTAAAATTTTTCGTAGGACCTACAAATTCCGGAAAAACTTACAACGCGATGAGTGAATTAAAAAACTCAAATAGTGGATTATATTTAGCTCCTTTGAGGCTTCTTGCCCTAGAGGGATATGAGGATTTAAAAGAAAACAATATTGATGCTACTTTAATAACAGGTGAAGAGCAAATTATCCATGATGAGGCAGCCCATGTTTGTTCAACTATTGAGATGCTTGATTTTAATTTGGATGTGGATTTAGCAGTTATAGATGAAGTTCAAATGTTAGAAGATGAAGATAGAGGTTGGGCTTGGGTAAATGCAATAATTGGTGTTCCAGCTAAAACAGTTATTATGACAGGAAGTGTAAATGCACTTGATGCTGTAAAGAAGATTGCTCAATATTTAGGCGAAGAGTTAGAAGTAGTTAAACATAAAAGAAAAACTCCATTAAAAACTATGGCTAGGCATACCTCTTTAGAAAATCTTGAAGAGGGTACAGCTCTTATAGCTTTTTCTAGGTCAGATGTTTTAAAGTTAAAACAAAGACTTCAAAAAAAATACAAAGTATCAGTTATCTATGGAAACTTATCTCCTGAAGTTAGACGTGATGAAGCAAGAAGATTTAGGGAAAAGCAAAGTGATATCCTAATTGCAACAGATGCAATTGCAATGGGACTTAATCTTCCTATTAAAAATCTACTTTTTACAACAGATACAAAGTTTGATGGTAAAAGCAGAAGAAAGCTAAGTGTTAATGAAATTGTACAAATTGCAGGACGTGCGGGAAGATATGGACACCATCAGGTGGGGTTTTTAGGGGCAACCAGAAGAGATGTCTTAAATTATATTAAAGAGGAGTTTGAACAACCAATTCGAACAATCAAACCTCCATATAGTGTAAAAATGAGCAACGATCAATTATTAGATTTGGCAAGACACATTAAAACAAATTCTATAACAAAAATTTTGAGTTATTTTAATAAAAATATGAAGTTTGATGGACCTTTTAAAGCTGCAAATATATCTTCTATGATAGAAGCTTCTAGTCTTGTAGATAAAAGAGATAAACTAAGTTTAGAAGAAAAATATCTTTTATCTCAGGCACCTATTACTATGAAATCAACTATTATTTTACAAGCCTTTGAAGCTTATGTAGCTGCAATAATAAAAAAAAGAGTATGTAGATATAAACCATCTATTACTTTACCTAAAAAAGCTGTAACGCAAAAAGATTTATTATTGGTTGAAGATGAAGTAAAAAAGATATCTTTATATTTATGGTTATCCTATAAATTCCCTGAAATATTCCCAGATTATAACAAAGCTGTTATTTTGAGAAATAGTTTCAATTCCTTTATAGAAAGGTCATTAAAGTTAAATTTAAAACTAGAAAGACCTAAACATAAACCTGATAATTATTTTAATGCAAAAAGAAGAAGGCGAAGAAGAGATTAA
- the coaBC gene encoding bifunctional phosphopantothenoylcysteine decarboxylase/phosphopantothenate--cysteine ligase CoaBC, whose translation MLLKDKNILLAVTSSIAIYKSLELIRLYIKAGANVKVIMTEASQKFITPLTFEAISQNKVLCETTESWEKNQDYNHIDIGKWVDIFVIAPATANTINKLANGISDNLLTQTALAYPRVKLLAPAANTNMLKNPITQANLKLLKLCNYEMVSSQVKELACKDVGDGAMADPSEIFYATARELLKDNYWTDRKVVLSGGGTIEKIDEVRYISNFSSGKMASSLALALFLKGADVCLVSTRGYDNLPKDIHVIPVQSSAQMYEYLVDSLRVAKKGKMSKPTLMDDSKATLIEKKPFLFMVAAVSDYLPNFPQEGKLKKEVLGSSWNLELIQNMDILAALPKDGIYTVGFKAEMDDTVAFDNAKNMIEKKNIDAVCLNILNDSSSFGSNTNEIELILENNDYSLKGEKLDISLDILDKLQIEFNLDD comes from the coding sequence ATGCTTTTAAAAGATAAAAATATTCTTTTAGCAGTTACAAGCTCAATTGCCATATATAAAAGTTTAGAACTAATAAGACTTTATATAAAAGCAGGGGCAAATGTAAAAGTAATAATGACTGAGGCTTCTCAAAAATTTATTACCCCTCTAACTTTTGAGGCAATTTCTCAAAATAAAGTATTATGTGAAACTACAGAGAGTTGGGAAAAAAATCAAGATTATAATCATATAGATATTGGAAAGTGGGTAGATATATTTGTTATAGCTCCAGCAACTGCAAATACTATAAATAAACTTGCAAATGGAATATCTGATAATCTACTAACTCAAACAGCTTTAGCTTATCCAAGGGTTAAACTATTAGCACCTGCAGCTAATACAAATATGTTAAAAAATCCAATTACCCAAGCGAATTTAAAACTATTAAAATTGTGTAATTATGAGATGGTTTCTTCACAAGTAAAAGAGTTAGCTTGTAAAGATGTAGGTGATGGTGCTATGGCTGATCCTTCTGAGATTTTTTATGCAACTGCAAGAGAGCTTTTAAAAGATAACTATTGGACTGATAGAAAAGTTGTTTTAAGTGGTGGAGGTACAATTGAAAAAATAGATGAGGTAAGATATATTTCAAATTTCTCATCAGGTAAAATGGCTTCATCTTTAGCTTTAGCACTTTTTCTAAAAGGAGCTGATGTTTGTTTGGTAAGCACTAGAGGATATGATAATTTGCCAAAAGATATACATGTTATTCCGGTACAATCTTCCGCACAAATGTATGAATATTTAGTTGATTCTTTAAGAGTTGCAAAAAAAGGGAAAATGAGTAAGCCTACTTTAATGGATGATTCAAAGGCAACTTTGATTGAGAAAAAACCATTTTTATTTATGGTTGCTGCTGTAAGTGATTATCTTCCTAATTTTCCCCAAGAGGGCAAACTTAAAAAAGAGGTTTTAGGCTCTTCGTGGAATCTTGAACTAATTCAAAATATGGATATTTTGGCAGCTTTACCAAAAGATGGCATTTATACTGTGGGTTTTAAAGCAGAGATGGATGATACAGTAGCTTTTGATAATGCAAAAAATATGATTGAGAAAAAAAATATTGATGCAGTTTGTTTAAATATTTTAAATGATTCTTCCTCTTTTGGTTCAAACACAAATGAGATTGAACTTATTTTAGAAAATAATGATTATAGTTTAAAGGGTGAAAAACTTGATATTTCACTTGATATTTTAGACAAACTACAAATAGAGTTTAACTTAGATGATTGA